The following coding sequences are from one Streptomyces sp. NBC_01485 window:
- a CDS encoding SpoIIE family protein phosphatase, whose product MGGRSLAAQVFLLQVVIVLLLVVAAVVALLLQVRHDTTQEARNRSVAVAETFANSPGLVAALDSPNPTAVLQPRAEAARKAADMDFLVVMNTDGIRYTHPKPDRIGKKFVGTIQPALDGGIVVEVVDGTIGRLVQAVVPVKAPDGSVVGLVSSGITTAHVGGNADRQLPLVLGSAGVALILATASTALVSRRLLRQTHGLGPREMTRMYEHHDAVLHSVREGVIIVGGDGDLLLANDEAQRLLDLPPDAERRQVLDLGLDADTAELLASGRMVTDEVHLVGDRLLAINQRPTDLAGGPAGSVATLRDSTELRALSGRAEAARERLDMLYAAGVGIGTSLDVARTAEELTELAVPRFADFATVDLYDAVLAGEEPEARGALRRTALSAIRKGAPLYAVGERIRFVDSAPQARSLGGRRAVLEARLSRSPGWRAQDLERTEQVVEFGIHSLITVPVRAGALILGVVSFWRSERPDPFDPDEVVLAEELVARAAISIDNARRFTREHGMAVTLQRSLLPRSLPEQNALDIAYRYLPAQAGVGGDWFDVLPLSGARVALVVGDVVGHGLHAAATMGRLRTAVHNFSALDLGPEELLGLLDELVARIDQDEAADGANAPVSGATCLYAIYDPVSRRCTVARAGHPPPALVHPDGRVEYPEVPAGLPLGLGGLPFETVELELAEGSSLVLYTDGLVEDRERDIDTGLELLRTALEQGADGSPEETCQGVLDAMLPARPNDDIALIVARTRALDADRVAEWDVPVDPAAVGEVRAAVARQLARWDLEDLSFTTELILSELVTNAIRYGGAPVGVRLLRDRTLICEVSDSSSTSPHLRYAAMTDEGGRGLFLVAQLTDRWGTRYTPKGKAIWAEQPLP is encoded by the coding sequence ATGGGCGGGCGCAGTCTCGCCGCGCAGGTGTTCCTCCTGCAGGTGGTCATCGTGCTGCTGCTGGTAGTGGCCGCCGTGGTGGCGCTGCTGCTCCAGGTGCGGCACGACACCACGCAGGAGGCCCGTAACCGCTCCGTCGCCGTCGCGGAGACCTTCGCCAACTCGCCGGGCCTCGTCGCGGCGCTGGACAGCCCGAATCCGACGGCCGTGCTCCAGCCCCGCGCCGAGGCCGCCCGCAAGGCCGCGGACATGGACTTCCTCGTCGTCATGAACACCGACGGCATCCGCTACACCCACCCCAAGCCGGACCGCATCGGCAAGAAGTTCGTCGGGACCATCCAGCCGGCGCTGGACGGCGGCATCGTGGTCGAGGTCGTCGACGGGACCATCGGCCGGCTGGTCCAGGCCGTCGTACCGGTGAAGGCGCCCGACGGGAGCGTGGTCGGGCTGGTGTCGTCCGGCATCACCACCGCGCACGTCGGCGGCAACGCCGACCGCCAGTTGCCTCTGGTCCTCGGCAGCGCCGGCGTCGCCCTCATCCTGGCCACCGCGAGCACCGCGCTGGTCAGCCGCCGCCTGCTGCGCCAGACGCACGGCCTGGGCCCGCGCGAGATGACCCGCATGTACGAGCACCACGACGCGGTGCTGCACTCCGTGCGGGAAGGCGTGATCATCGTCGGCGGCGACGGCGATCTGCTGCTCGCCAACGACGAGGCGCAGCGCCTGCTCGACCTGCCTCCGGACGCCGAACGCCGGCAGGTCCTCGATCTGGGGCTGGACGCGGACACCGCCGAGCTGCTGGCCTCCGGGCGGATGGTCACGGACGAGGTGCACCTCGTCGGGGACCGGCTGCTGGCGATCAACCAGCGGCCCACCGACCTGGCGGGCGGCCCGGCCGGCAGCGTCGCCACGCTGCGCGACTCCACGGAGCTGCGCGCCCTGTCCGGCAGGGCGGAGGCGGCTCGCGAGCGCCTCGACATGCTGTACGCGGCCGGGGTGGGCATCGGCACGAGCCTGGACGTGGCCCGGACGGCGGAGGAGCTGACCGAGCTGGCCGTGCCGAGGTTCGCGGACTTCGCGACCGTCGACCTGTACGACGCCGTCCTGGCCGGCGAGGAGCCGGAGGCGCGGGGCGCGCTGCGGCGCACGGCGCTGAGCGCGATCCGCAAGGGCGCGCCGCTGTACGCCGTGGGCGAGCGGATCCGGTTCGTGGACTCCGCCCCGCAGGCCCGCAGTCTCGGCGGCCGGCGGGCCGTCCTGGAGGCCCGCCTCTCCCGGTCCCCGGGCTGGCGGGCGCAGGATCTCGAACGGACCGAGCAGGTCGTGGAGTTCGGCATCCACTCGCTGATCACCGTGCCGGTGCGGGCCGGCGCCCTGATCCTGGGCGTGGTCAGTTTCTGGCGTTCGGAGCGGCCGGATCCCTTCGACCCGGACGAGGTGGTGCTCGCGGAGGAGCTGGTGGCGCGGGCCGCGATCTCCATCGACAACGCGCGCCGCTTCACCCGCGAGCACGGCATGGCCGTCACGCTGCAACGGAGTCTGCTGCCGCGCAGCCTGCCCGAGCAGAACGCCCTGGACATCGCCTACCGCTACCTGCCCGCCCAGGCGGGCGTGGGCGGCGACTGGTTCGACGTGCTGCCGCTGTCCGGGGCCCGGGTCGCGCTCGTCGTCGGCGACGTGGTGGGTCACGGGCTGCACGCGGCGGCCACCATGGGCCGGCTGCGCACCGCCGTCCACAACTTCTCCGCCCTGGACCTAGGGCCCGAGGAACTCCTGGGGCTGCTCGACGAGTTGGTGGCCCGCATCGACCAGGACGAGGCGGCGGACGGCGCCAACGCGCCCGTCTCCGGGGCGACGTGTCTGTACGCCATCTACGATCCGGTGTCCCGGCGCTGCACGGTCGCCCGCGCCGGGCATCCGCCGCCGGCGCTGGTCCATCCCGACGGCCGGGTCGAGTACCCCGAGGTGCCCGCCGGGCTGCCGCTGGGGCTGGGCGGGCTGCCGTTCGAGACGGTCGAGCTGGAGCTCGCCGAGGGCAGCTCGCTGGTGCTGTACACCGACGGGCTGGTGGAGGACCGGGAACGGGACATCGACACCGGTCTGGAACTGCTGCGCACCGCCCTGGAACAGGGTGCCGACGGCTCGCCGGAGGAGACCTGCCAGGGCGTCCTGGACGCCATGCTGCCGGCCCGCCCGAACGACGACATCGCGCTGATCGTGGCGCGCACCCGGGCGCTGGACGCCGACCGGGTCGCCGAGTGGGACGTGCCCGTCGACCCGGCGGCGGTGGGCGAGGTGCGGGCGGCGGTGGCCCGGCAGCTGGCGCGCTGGGACCTGGAGGACCTGTCGTTCACGACGGAGCTGATCCTGAGCGAACTGGTCACCAACGCGATCCGCTACGGCGGCGCGCCCGTGGGCGTCCGCCTGCTGCGCGACCGGACCCTGATCTGCGAGGTCTCCGACAGCAGCAGCACCTCACCGCACCTGCGGTACGCGGCCATGACCGACGAGGGCGGGCGCGGACTGTTCCTGGTGGCCCAGCTCACCGACCGCTGGGGCACCCGCTACACCCCCAAGGGCAAGGCCATCTGGGCGGAACAGCCGCTGCCATGA
- a CDS encoding 2-dehydropantoate 2-reductase — MNPLASQRPVAVIGAGAIGLSLASALARTGRPVTVCGGREPVHHIEVTEDGVAETWPVRHVSDPADIAGYTAAIVAVKAHQTAAVADWLRALAHPDATVLVAQNGVEQRERVLPYVGPAHVVPGVVYLNCERTSPGRVILRRAGALDVAVPDDPAGVALADELNTGRMRTAVEPDLKTVAWTKLLTNITANALTALTGRRADMMRDPEIERIARNIMAEAVQVGRADGAALTEAHVDRAVHWLQHVPPGSTTSMREDRLAGRPLEHDALTGAVVRAAERHGIDVPTNRFVLALLSAIEPTGVAA, encoded by the coding sequence ATGAACCCACTCGCGAGTCAGCGACCCGTAGCGGTCATCGGCGCGGGCGCGATCGGCCTCTCGTTGGCCTCCGCGCTCGCCCGAACAGGGCGGCCCGTCACCGTCTGCGGCGGGCGTGAGCCCGTTCACCACATCGAGGTCACCGAGGACGGCGTTGCGGAGACCTGGCCGGTCCGGCACGTGAGCGACCCGGCCGACATCGCGGGGTACACCGCCGCGATCGTCGCCGTGAAGGCGCACCAGACCGCGGCGGTGGCGGACTGGCTGCGCGCACTCGCGCACCCGGACGCGACGGTGCTCGTCGCGCAGAACGGCGTCGAGCAGCGCGAACGCGTCCTGCCCTACGTCGGACCCGCCCACGTCGTGCCCGGCGTCGTCTACCTGAACTGCGAGCGCACCTCACCCGGGCGCGTGATCCTCCGGCGGGCCGGCGCGCTCGACGTGGCCGTGCCGGACGACCCGGCCGGCGTCGCCCTCGCCGACGAGCTGAACACCGGCAGGATGCGCACGGCGGTCGAGCCCGACCTGAAGACGGTGGCGTGGACGAAACTGCTCACGAACATCACCGCCAACGCCCTGACCGCCCTGACCGGCCGGCGCGCCGACATGATGCGGGATCCCGAGATCGAGCGCATCGCCCGGAACATCATGGCCGAGGCCGTGCAGGTGGGCCGGGCCGACGGTGCGGCGCTCACCGAGGCGCACGTCGACCGTGCCGTGCACTGGCTCCAGCACGTCCCTCCGGGCAGCACCACATCGATGCGGGAAGACCGTCTCGCCGGTCGGCCTCTCGAACACGACGCTCTCACCGGAGCCGTGGTACGTGCCGCCGAACGGCACGGCATCGACGTTCCGACGAACCGGTTCGTCCTCGCGCTCCTGTCCGCCATCGAGCCGACCGGGGTGGCGGCATGA
- a CDS encoding lipoprotein gives MTALVTGLLTALVTGCAAGGGSSDAVSGASGKPGASAKPTAKAAQRGGSVGASGSACELPVTFDIAEFWKAEAVDAAEASAATGDLAELADAFLRQGPVTMACEIDAKPAGKIGYLRVWTGEPGDSDPRAVLEKFVAAEQEASGATYRTFETGGVTGAEVEYITTSKLMEESKKESALAVSTSAGPVVLHLGGLDTGEHEAMLPAYELAKSTLRPTAA, from the coding sequence GTGACGGCTCTGGTGACAGGGCTGCTGACGGCGCTGGTGACGGGGTGCGCGGCCGGGGGCGGGAGTTCGGACGCCGTGTCGGGGGCGTCGGGGAAGCCGGGAGCGTCCGCCAAGCCGACCGCGAAGGCCGCGCAGCGCGGCGGGTCCGTGGGGGCCTCCGGGTCCGCCTGCGAGCTGCCCGTCACCTTCGACATCGCCGAGTTCTGGAAGGCCGAGGCCGTCGACGCCGCGGAGGCGAGCGCCGCCACCGGCGACCTGGCCGAACTCGCCGACGCGTTCCTGCGGCAGGGCCCGGTCACCATGGCCTGCGAGATCGACGCCAAGCCCGCGGGGAAGATCGGGTACCTGCGGGTGTGGACCGGTGAGCCGGGCGACAGCGACCCCCGCGCCGTGCTGGAGAAGTTCGTGGCCGCCGAGCAGGAGGCGAGCGGGGCGACGTACCGCACGTTCGAGACGGGCGGCGTCACCGGCGCGGAGGTCGAGTACATCACCACGAGCAAGCTGATGGAGGAGAGCAAGAAGGAGAGCGCGCTCGCCGTCAGCACCTCCGCGGGCCCCGTCGTGCTGCACCTCGGCGGCCTGGACACCGGGGAGCACGAGGCGATGCTCCCGGCGTACGAGCTCGCCAAGAGCACCCTGCGCCCCACCGCCGCCTGA
- a CDS encoding protein kinase domain-containing protein: protein MNTGGPHRRVVDGRFELVERLGGGGMGLVWRARDLALHRDVAVKEVRPPDPDLAEYDPEGARTLRERVLREARALARVHHPNVVTIHHIVDGGERTYPWIVMQLVEGGSLQDRLQQGVMTPAEAARLGREVLSALRATHAVGIEHRDVKPANVLLRPDGRPVLTDFGIAAVRESTALTATGAVIGSPDFMAPERVSGKEGGPAADLWSLAMLLYVAVEGHHPLRRSSTLATLAAVLGEDVPAPRRAGPLTGVLTALLVRDPQARPDAAEVDRMLATVTGEAPGPSVPEDAAPPAGPAQQAWATSYPLAPPPAAVTPETAPPAVTIAPQQAGAPARGPGIRVRAVTGVVVTMALTGVLVWTLVPQTKKDDTGGGTTTPSPSVSQSARRASSGGSSGTAATETDLLSGDGLKTAVAKLTAAMGGTKVTSLVVYGEYAIADAPVKGHPKLYDRYVYRGGDVAVKDGPGGTVMSGAVPVDLDLYDWDAVPALLTRADETLGVPTPTSRYLTINAASTVFHSDPSMSVYLSDDYGSAYLQADVHGQVIKSYPRDDG, encoded by the coding sequence ATGAACACAGGGGGACCCCACAGACGGGTCGTCGACGGCCGCTTCGAACTGGTCGAGCGCCTCGGCGGCGGAGGCATGGGCCTGGTGTGGCGGGCCCGCGACCTGGCCCTGCACCGGGACGTGGCCGTGAAGGAGGTCCGGCCCCCGGACCCGGACCTGGCCGAGTACGACCCCGAGGGCGCCCGCACGCTGCGCGAGCGCGTCCTGCGGGAGGCCCGCGCGCTGGCCCGGGTGCACCACCCCAACGTCGTCACCATCCACCACATCGTCGACGGCGGCGAGCGCACCTACCCGTGGATCGTGATGCAGCTGGTCGAGGGCGGCTCCCTCCAGGACCGGCTCCAGCAGGGCGTGATGACGCCCGCAGAGGCCGCCCGGCTGGGCCGTGAGGTGCTGTCCGCGCTGCGCGCCACGCACGCCGTCGGCATCGAGCACCGCGACGTGAAACCCGCCAACGTCCTGCTGCGCCCCGACGGACGGCCCGTGCTCACCGACTTCGGCATCGCCGCCGTCCGCGAGTCCACCGCCCTGACCGCCACCGGCGCCGTCATCGGCTCGCCCGACTTCATGGCGCCGGAACGGGTCAGCGGCAAGGAGGGCGGTCCCGCCGCCGACCTCTGGTCACTGGCGATGCTGCTGTACGTCGCCGTGGAGGGCCACCATCCGCTGCGCAGGTCGAGCACGCTCGCCACCCTGGCCGCCGTACTCGGCGAGGACGTGCCCGCACCGCGCCGGGCCGGACCGCTGACCGGCGTCCTCACGGCGCTGCTCGTCCGGGACCCGCAGGCCCGCCCCGACGCGGCGGAGGTCGACCGGATGCTCGCGACCGTGACCGGGGAGGCGCCGGGTCCGTCCGTGCCGGAGGACGCCGCGCCCCCGGCCGGGCCGGCTCAGCAGGCCTGGGCGACCTCCTACCCGCTCGCCCCGCCCCCAGCCGCAGTCACCCCCGAAACCGCACCGCCAGCCGTCACGATCGCCCCGCAGCAGGCCGGTGCCCCGGCCCGGGGTCCCGGCATCCGCGTGCGGGCCGTCACCGGAGTCGTCGTCACCATGGCGCTGACGGGCGTCCTGGTGTGGACGCTGGTTCCGCAGACGAAGAAGGACGACACCGGCGGCGGTACGACCACGCCGAGCCCGTCCGTGTCGCAGAGCGCCCGGCGGGCGTCCTCCGGAGGCTCGTCCGGCACCGCCGCCACCGAGACCGACCTGCTCAGCGGCGACGGCCTCAAGACGGCGGTGGCGAAGCTGACCGCGGCCATGGGCGGGACGAAGGTCACCAGCCTCGTGGTGTACGGGGAGTACGCCATCGCCGACGCGCCCGTCAAGGGCCACCCGAAGCTCTACGACCGGTACGTCTACCGGGGCGGGGACGTGGCGGTGAAGGACGGGCCGGGCGGCACCGTGATGAGCGGCGCGGTCCCCGTCGACCTGGATCTCTACGACTGGGACGCCGTGCCCGCGCTGCTCACCAGGGCCGACGAGACCCTCGGCGTGCCCACGCCCACGAGCCGCTACCTGACGATCAACGCGGCCTCCACCGTCTTCCACAGCGACCCGTCGATGAGCGTCTACCTCTCCGACGACTACGGCAGCGCCTACCTCCAGGCCGACGTGCACGGCCAGGTGATCAAGAGCTACCCACGCGACGACGGCTGA
- a CDS encoding FAD-dependent oxidoreductase produces MPRPLRVAIVGAGPAGIYAADALLKSDVAADPGVSIDLFERMPAPFGLIRYGVAPDHPRIKGIITALHQVLDKPQIRLFGNVDYPTDISLDDLRAFYDAVIFSTGATADRELSLPGVELDGSYGAADFVSWYDGHPDVPRTWPLEAEKVAVLGVGNVALDVARVLAKTADELLPTEIPANVHEGLKANKALEVHVFGRRGPAQAKFSPMELRELDHSPNIEVIVDPEDIDYDDGSIATRRGNKQADMVAKTLENWAIRDVGDRPHKLFLHFFESPSEILGEDGKVVGLRTERTALDGTGNVKGTGEFKDWDVTAIYRAVGYLSEKLPKLPWDLDSGTVPDEGGRVIEESGTHLQSTYVTGWIRRGPVGLIGHTKGDANETVSNLLADHAGGRLHTPVSPDPAAVDAFLAEREVRFTTWEGWYKLDAAEKALGEPQGRARVKLVEREDMLRESGA; encoded by the coding sequence ATGCCCCGCCCTCTGCGGGTAGCCATTGTCGGAGCCGGCCCCGCCGGGATCTACGCCGCCGACGCGCTGCTCAAGTCCGATGTGGCCGCCGACCCTGGTGTTTCCATCGACCTCTTCGAGCGCATGCCGGCCCCGTTCGGCCTGATCCGTTACGGCGTCGCCCCGGACCACCCGCGCATCAAGGGCATCATCACGGCCCTGCACCAGGTTCTCGACAAGCCGCAGATCCGTCTCTTCGGCAACGTCGACTACCCGACCGACATCAGCCTGGACGACCTGCGTGCCTTCTACGACGCGGTGATCTTCTCCACCGGCGCGACGGCCGACCGCGAGCTGTCGCTCCCGGGCGTCGAGCTGGACGGCTCCTACGGCGCCGCGGACTTCGTCTCCTGGTACGACGGCCACCCGGACGTGCCGCGTACCTGGCCCCTGGAGGCCGAGAAGGTCGCGGTCCTGGGCGTCGGCAACGTCGCTCTCGACGTGGCCCGCGTCCTGGCCAAGACGGCGGACGAGCTGCTGCCCACGGAGATCCCGGCGAACGTCCACGAGGGCCTGAAGGCCAACAAGGCGCTGGAGGTCCACGTCTTCGGCCGCCGTGGCCCGGCGCAGGCGAAGTTCTCCCCGATGGAGCTGCGGGAGCTGGACCACTCCCCGAACATCGAGGTCATCGTCGACCCGGAGGACATCGACTACGACGACGGCTCCATCGCGACCCGGCGCGGCAACAAGCAGGCCGACATGGTCGCCAAGACGCTGGAGAACTGGGCGATCCGCGACGTCGGGGACCGCCCGCACAAGCTGTTCCTGCACTTCTTCGAGTCCCCGTCGGAGATCCTCGGCGAGGACGGCAAGGTCGTCGGCCTGCGCACCGAGCGCACCGCCCTCGACGGCACGGGCAACGTCAAGGGCACCGGCGAGTTCAAGGACTGGGACGTCACGGCGATCTACCGCGCCGTCGGCTACCTCTCCGAGAAGCTGCCGAAGCTGCCCTGGGACCTCGACTCGGGCACGGTCCCGGACGAGGGCGGCCGGGTCATCGAGGAGTCCGGCACGCACCTCCAGTCCACGTACGTCACGGGCTGGATCCGGCGCGGCCCGGTCGGCCTCATCGGCCACACCAAGGGCGACGCCAACGAGACGGTGTCGAACCTGCTGGCCGACCACGCGGGCGGCCGTCTGCACACGCCCGTCTCGCCCGACCCTGCGGCGGTGGACGCGTTCCTCGCCGAGCGCGAGGTCCGCTTCACCACCTGGGAGGGCTGGTACAAGCTGGACGCCGCCGAGAAGGCGCTCGGCGAGCCGCAGGGCCGCGCACGCGTGAAGCTCGTCGAACGCGAGGACATGCTGCGGGAGAGCGGCGCGTAA
- a CDS encoding pyridoxal phosphate-dependent aminotransferase has translation MRISRRAQAVAPFYAMEFGKQAAALEAQGHHVVKLSIGEPDFGAPPAVLDAMREVMDGRPMTYTAALGLPALRQAIADFYRDRHDVEVDPSRIVVTAGASAALVLATAALVDPGDEVLISDPSYPCNRQIVESFGARVSLVPTTAGTRFQLDTASVRSHWTDATRGVMVASPSNPTGTSVPTDELAAICDLARERGAWRIVDEIYLDLSDHDDRGRPPRSALSFDPDAVVINSFSKYFGMTGWRLGWCVVPEALVPAMERLAQNYFLCASAPAQHAALACFTPESLAVCEARRTELAERRALVLDGLDRIGLPVPVPPDGAFYIYFDVSDTGLTSWQFCERALQEAHVAVTPGRDFGVHTADTHVRLSYAASADNLREGIDRLGKFLATLQ, from the coding sequence ATACGGATCTCGCGACGCGCCCAGGCCGTGGCCCCGTTCTACGCGATGGAGTTCGGCAAGCAGGCCGCCGCGCTGGAGGCCCAAGGGCACCACGTCGTCAAACTCAGCATCGGCGAGCCGGACTTCGGCGCGCCCCCGGCCGTCCTGGACGCGATGCGCGAGGTCATGGACGGCAGGCCCATGACCTACACCGCGGCCCTCGGACTCCCGGCGCTGCGGCAGGCCATCGCGGACTTCTACCGCGACCGGCACGACGTCGAGGTCGACCCGTCCCGGATCGTCGTGACGGCGGGCGCCTCGGCCGCGCTCGTGCTGGCCACCGCCGCCCTCGTCGACCCAGGCGACGAGGTGCTCATCTCGGACCCGTCCTACCCGTGCAACCGGCAGATCGTCGAGAGCTTCGGCGCCCGGGTCTCGCTCGTTCCGACGACCGCCGGGACCCGCTTCCAGCTCGACACCGCCTCGGTGCGCTCGCACTGGACGGACGCGACGCGCGGCGTCATGGTCGCCAGTCCGTCGAACCCGACCGGCACCTCGGTCCCCACCGACGAGCTGGCGGCGATCTGCGACCTCGCCCGCGAACGCGGCGCGTGGCGCATCGTCGACGAGATCTACCTCGACCTCAGCGACCACGACGACCGGGGCAGGCCGCCGCGCAGCGCGCTGTCGTTCGACCCCGACGCCGTCGTCATCAACAGCTTCTCGAAGTACTTCGGCATGACCGGCTGGCGGCTCGGCTGGTGCGTCGTCCCCGAGGCCCTCGTACCGGCGATGGAGCGCCTGGCCCAGAACTACTTCCTCTGCGCCTCCGCCCCCGCCCAGCACGCCGCCCTGGCCTGCTTCACCCCCGAGTCCCTCGCGGTCTGCGAAGCCCGCCGCACCGAACTCGCCGAACGGCGCGCGCTCGTCCTCGACGGCCTGGACCGGATCGGCCTGCCGGTCCCCGTCCCGCCCGACGGCGCGTTCTACATCTACTTCGACGTCAGCGACACCGGACTCACCTCATGGCAGTTCTGCGAACGCGCGCTCCAGGAGGCACACGTCGCCGTCACCCCGGGCAGGGACTTCGGCGTCCACACCGCGGACACCCACGTCCGGCTCTCCTACGCCGCGTCGGCCGACAACTTGCGCGAGGGCATCGACCGGCTCGGGAAGTTCCTGGCCACGTTGCAGTGA
- a CDS encoding DUF1152 domain-containing protein: protein MFSLHEPPLFTRLRDAHRVLVVGAGGGFDVYAGLPLALALRSAGKEVHLANLSFADLYGLPSEVWVQPDLAAVRPDTPARGDYFPEHTLATWLDRHDMPATVYAFPQTGVKPLRDAYRSLLEHLGGIDAVVLVDGGTDILLRGDEHGLGTPEEDMASLAAVHALDEVPHRLVACLGFGVDAHHGVNHALVLENLAALDREGAYLGAFSLPRDSPEGALYLDAVAHAQASTPGRPSIVNGSVAAAVRGDFGDVRFTERTRDGKLFVNPLMALYFCVDAVGLARRNLYLDRLADTVLMRQISTRIEEFRDGLPVLRQPRAFPH, encoded by the coding sequence GTGTTCTCCCTCCATGAACCTCCCCTCTTCACCCGGCTGCGCGACGCGCACCGGGTGCTCGTCGTTGGTGCGGGCGGCGGTTTCGACGTGTACGCGGGCCTGCCACTCGCGCTCGCCCTGCGGTCGGCGGGCAAGGAGGTCCACCTCGCCAACCTCTCCTTCGCCGACCTGTACGGCCTGCCCTCCGAGGTCTGGGTGCAGCCGGACCTGGCGGCGGTGCGCCCGGACACCCCGGCCCGCGGCGACTACTTCCCCGAGCACACCCTGGCCACCTGGCTGGACCGGCATGACATGCCCGCGACGGTGTACGCCTTCCCCCAGACCGGCGTGAAGCCGCTGCGGGACGCCTACCGTTCCCTCCTGGAGCACCTGGGCGGGATCGACGCCGTCGTCCTGGTCGACGGCGGCACGGACATCCTGCTGCGCGGCGACGAGCACGGCCTCGGCACGCCCGAGGAGGACATGGCCAGCCTGGCCGCCGTGCACGCCCTCGACGAGGTCCCGCACCGGCTGGTGGCCTGCCTGGGCTTCGGCGTGGACGCCCATCACGGCGTCAACCACGCCCTGGTCCTGGAGAACCTGGCCGCGCTGGACCGCGAGGGCGCCTACCTGGGCGCGTTCTCGCTCCCCCGCGACAGCCCGGAGGGCGCCCTCTACCTGGACGCGGTCGCCCATGCCCAGGCATCCACCCCCGGCCGTCCGAGCATCGTGAACGGCTCGGTCGCCGCCGCCGTGCGCGGCGACTTCGGCGACGTGCGCTTCACCGAGCGGACGCGCGACGGCAAGCTGTTCGTGAACCCGCTCATGGCGCTGTACTTCTGCGTCGACGCCGTGGGGCTGGCCCGCCGCAACCTCTACCTGGACCGGCTGGCGGACACCGTCCTGATGCGCCAGATCAGCACCCGCATCGAGGAGTTCCGGGACGGCCTTCCCGTGCTGCGGCAGCCCCGGGCGTTCCCGCACTGA